One Peterkaempfera bronchialis DNA window includes the following coding sequences:
- a CDS encoding FxsB family cyclophane-forming radical SAM/SPASM peptide maturase, whose protein sequence is MVEVAPFHEFVIKLHGLCNIACDHCYVYELRDTGWKSRPAVMADRTMEQLALRIAEHARRHRLPQVTLVLHGGEPLMAGRARVDRLVTAVRQALDTTTRLRLSLQTNGTLLNDAWLDLCHRHGIAVGVSLDGDRTANDRHRRRADGRSSHPAVERGLRLLRSPRHRDRYAGLLCTVDLRNPPLATYEALLAQEPPRIDFLLPHATWQYPPPGHDPARAPYAAWLITVFDRWYRSAAPPETRVRIFEDLVDLALGGSPASEAVGGAAAGFIVVDTDGSVQLADAYRAVHDGASETGLDVFAHDFDTVARAPRVAGARRGRSELARQCTDCSVVEMCGGGMRAHRYRPENAFDNPSVYCADLMGVAEHIGHRVRSDVRELLEGLR, encoded by the coding sequence ATGGTCGAGGTAGCTCCGTTCCACGAGTTCGTGATCAAACTGCACGGCCTCTGCAACATCGCCTGCGACCACTGCTATGTCTACGAACTTCGTGACACCGGCTGGAAGTCCAGGCCCGCCGTGATGGCGGACCGGACCATGGAGCAGCTGGCCCTGCGGATTGCCGAGCACGCCCGCCGCCACCGGCTGCCGCAGGTCACCCTGGTGCTGCACGGCGGCGAACCCCTGATGGCCGGCCGAGCCAGGGTCGACCGGCTGGTCACCGCCGTACGGCAGGCACTGGACACCACCACCCGGCTGCGGCTCTCCCTCCAGACCAACGGGACCCTGCTGAACGACGCCTGGCTGGACCTCTGCCACCGCCATGGCATCGCCGTCGGGGTCAGCCTCGACGGCGACCGGACCGCCAACGACCGCCACCGCCGCCGGGCCGACGGACGCAGCAGCCACCCCGCCGTCGAACGCGGCCTGCGCCTGCTGCGCAGCCCCCGGCACCGCGACCGCTACGCCGGGCTGCTCTGCACCGTGGACCTGCGCAACCCCCCGCTGGCCACCTATGAGGCGCTGCTGGCCCAGGAGCCGCCCCGGATCGACTTCCTGCTGCCGCACGCCACCTGGCAGTACCCGCCGCCCGGACACGACCCGGCGCGCGCCCCCTACGCGGCCTGGCTGATCACCGTCTTCGACCGCTGGTACCGGTCGGCGGCCCCGCCGGAGACCCGGGTGCGGATCTTCGAGGACCTGGTGGACCTCGCGCTGGGCGGCTCCCCGGCGTCCGAGGCGGTCGGCGGGGCGGCGGCCGGCTTCATCGTGGTGGACACCGACGGCTCGGTGCAGCTGGCCGACGCCTACCGGGCGGTCCATGACGGTGCGTCGGAGACCGGCCTGGACGTCTTCGCCCATGACTTCGACACGGTCGCCCGGGCGCCCCGGGTCGCCGGGGCGCGGCGCGGCCGGTCCGAGCTGGCCCGCCAGTGCACCGACTGCTCGGTGGTGGAGATGTGCGGTGGCGGGATGCGGGCGCATCGCTACCGGCCCGAGAATGCCTTTGACAACCCGAGTGTGTACTGTGCGGATCTCATGGGGGTCGCGGAGCACATCGGACATCGGGTGCGCTCGGATGTCAGGGAGCTCCTGGAGGGGTTGCGGTGA
- the fxsA gene encoding FxSxx-COOH cyclophane-containing RiPP peptide: protein MSSEIADLTEAAWADLEELPDTVLAASLRRILRDARDPQSPLASFHSALD from the coding sequence GTGTCGTCCGAGATAGCCGATCTGACCGAGGCGGCATGGGCGGATCTGGAGGAGTTGCCCGACACGGTGCTGGCCGCCTCGCTGCGCAGAATCCTGCGCGACGCCCGCGATCCGCAATCCCCCCTCGCGTCCTTCCACTCCGCACTCGACTGA